From a region of the Arachis ipaensis cultivar K30076 chromosome B09, Araip1.1, whole genome shotgun sequence genome:
- the LOC107619229 gene encoding uncharacterized protein LOC107619229 isoform X1 yields MARSLSCSRSPSHRRRYSRSPGSHHHAHSHSRRDRTSSSSEFSGEEADSLATGAAEAERSHRLRQGATQGTEAEALPRPLLLLLNRAVLVSLRTITSSKKTKKKREGCFVNFEFANHTIITSKCKGPNYPPKECYGAFKEFACPYADVLNDLQNDIYLRIQERTGLIPGVDEHELQDKVDKTFK; encoded by the exons ATGGCTCGGAGCTTGTCTTGTTCGCGTTCACCTTCCCACAGAAGAAGATACTCTCGTTCCCCTGGTTCTCACCATCATGCTCACTCTCACTCTCGAAGGGATCGAACATCCTCAAG TTCCGAATTTTCAGGAGAAGAAGCCGATTCCCTAGCCACAGGCGCCGCAGAAGCAGAACGCAGTCACCGTCTTCGCCAAGGCGCCACACAAGGCACAGAAGCAGAAGCACTTCCTCgccctctcctcctcctcctaaaTCGCGCAGTCCTAGTGTCGTTGCGAACCATCACAAGCTCAAAAAAgacgaagaagaaaagagaag GTTGTTTTGTGAATTTCGAGTTCGCGAATCACACAATAATCACAAGCAAATGCAAAGGACCCAATTATCCACCCAAAGAATGTTATGGGGCATTCAAAGAATTTGCATGCCCTTACGCCGATGTGTTGAACGATTTACAGAATGATATTTATTTGAGAATTcaagaaag AACTGGGCTGATTCCTGGTGTAGATGAACATGAACTTCAGGATAAAGTAGACAAAACATTCAAATGA
- the LOC107619229 gene encoding uncharacterized protein LOC107619229 isoform X2 codes for MLTLTLEGIEHPQGEEADSLATGAAEAERSHRLRQGATQGTEAEALPRPLLLLLNRAVLVSLRTITSSKKTKKKREGCFVNFEFANHTIITSKCKGPNYPPKECYGAFKEFACPYADVLNDLQNDIYLRIQERTGLIPGVDEHELQDKVDKTFK; via the exons ATGCTCACTCTCACTCTCGAAGGGATCGAACATCCTCAAG GAGAAGAAGCCGATTCCCTAGCCACAGGCGCCGCAGAAGCAGAACGCAGTCACCGTCTTCGCCAAGGCGCCACACAAGGCACAGAAGCAGAAGCACTTCCTCgccctctcctcctcctcctaaaTCGCGCAGTCCTAGTGTCGTTGCGAACCATCACAAGCTCAAAAAAgacgaagaagaaaagagaag GTTGTTTTGTGAATTTCGAGTTCGCGAATCACACAATAATCACAAGCAAATGCAAAGGACCCAATTATCCACCCAAAGAATGTTATGGGGCATTCAAAGAATTTGCATGCCCTTACGCCGATGTGTTGAACGATTTACAGAATGATATTTATTTGAGAATTcaagaaag AACTGGGCTGATTCCTGGTGTAGATGAACATGAACTTCAGGATAAAGTAGACAAAACATTCAAATGA
- the LOC107618200 gene encoding uncharacterized protein LOC107618200 has translation MASKLLLKKQSQPVEKYCSKLIGLYKCSKHKEILEKENPRNVQKRHDQEFSDWFESHVTSLYKEKDEQVTHQLLCLARGPAREAICYKGYKANGFIFHTKDCENHRKTQSSGVLVKLNCGKEYYGVIEDIVELSYMNDNKVVMFKCLWWDVDNYGRGVKVDEYGVTLPKTSKIINSVAARRNKGIQSLVSRRNLAPSSHLQQADFLSNNDGVHGKKASSSSHSQLRRQFDSLSNDDGVHEKKASSSSHSQLRRQFDSLSNDDEVDEEEFESDFVAPKKKVRGPTRNLELAKLPAGKRLDINWRMNRPVGPNAKLFKSRCTVLVRDVKNAPLKVKEWADIKIENKIKMFDLVLTYFKVEGRKHLVWAQMNSSYRSYRHLLKKRYFEPYDNPEIARANIPLEMEKEDWDYLVNLWIDEGWQKISQQNKMSRAANSIIHTTGAKGAQQRAEEAVSKFY, from the exons ATGGCTTCCAAATTGCTGTTGAAGAAACAAAGTCAACCAGTTGAG AAGTATTGCTCAAAACTTATTGGCCTTTATAAATGCAgcaaacataaagaaatattaGAAAAAGAGAACCCAAGAAATGTTCAAAAACGACATGATCAAGAATTTTCAGATTGGTTTGAAAGTCAT gTTACATCTTTGTATAAAGAAAAAGATGAACAAGTAACCCATCAACTTTTATGTTTAGCAAGAGGTCCAGCAAGAGAAGCCATATGCTATAAAGGATACAAAGCAAACGGTTTTATCTTTCACACAAAAGATTGTGAGAATCatagaaaaactcaaagtagtgGAGTTCTGGTAAAGCTAAATTGTGGAAAGGAGTATTATGGAGTCATTGAGGATATTGTGGAGTTATCATATATGAATGATAACAAAGTTGTAATGTTCAAATGCTTATGGTGGGATGTGGACAATTATGGTAGAGGAGTGAAAGTAGATGAATATGGTGTCACCCTG CCAAAGACCTCAAAGATTATTAATAGTGTTGCTGCTAGAAGAAATAAAGGGATTCAGAGTCTTGTATCTAGAAGAAATTTAGCTCCATCAAGTCATTTACAACAAGCTGATTTTCTTTCTAATAATGATGGAGTGCATGGAAAAAAAGCAAGTTCATCAAGTCACTCACAACTTAGAAGGCAATTTGACTCCCTTTCTAATGATGATGGAGTGCATGAAAAAAAAGCAAGTTCATCAAGTCACTCACAACTTAGAAGGCAATTTGACTCCCTTTCTAATGATGATGAAGTGGATGAAGAAGAATTTGAATCCG ATTTTGTTGCACCGAAAAAAAAAGTGAGAGGACCTACACGCAATCTTGAGTTAGCAAAGTTACCAGCTGGAAAAAGACTTGACATAAATTGGAGAATGAATAGACCAGTTGGTCCAAATGCAAAGTTGTTCAAATCAAGATGTACTGTTCTAGTTCGTGATGTGAAGAATGCACCACTAAAGGTTAAAGAATGGGCTGATATCAAAATAGAGAACAAAATAAAGATGTTTGACCTAGTTTTG ACATACTTTAAAGTTGAAGGTCGAAAGCATTTAGTATGGGCTCAAATGAATTCTTCTTATCGGAGTTATCGACATCTACTAAAGAAAAGGTATTTTGAACCTTATGATAACCCTGAAATTGCTCGAGCTAATATACCATTGGAAATGGAAAAAGAGGATTGGGATTACCTTGTGAATCTTTGGATTGATGAAGGCTGGCAG AAAATAAGTCAACAAAATAAGATGAGTCGAGCTGCAAATAGCATTATCCATACCACTGGTGCTAAGGGAGCCCAACAAAGAGCTGAAGAGGCGGTatctaaattttactaa